A stretch of DNA from Leucobacter luti:
GCACCCGCGGCTCAGGCCTCGCCGCTTGCGCACACCGGATCCGATAGTGGCCCCGCGCTCGTAGCAATTGCCGCAGTGACGCTCATCGCCGGGGCGGCGCTCATGTGGGGCGTCGCCGACGCACGAGCTAGCGCTGCGCGATCGCGGGGCCGCACGCCTTGGCGCGTCTGCGGCCTCGCAGCCGGCACCCGGCGCCCGGGTCCTCAGTGATCCGGAACATGACACAGCGCGGGGCACGATCCTGTCGGATCCTGCCCCGCGCTGTGACGTTCAGGGGTGAGTGCGGCGCGCGCCGCGGTGTCGAGCAGTGTGTGCTTAGACGGCCGCGAGCTGCCGCGCCGCGACGAGCTCGGCGATCTGCACCGCGTTCAGCGCGGCACCCTTACGCAAGTTGTCGTTCGAGATGAACAGCACCAGGCCGCGGCCCTCGGGCGCGGACTGATCCTCCCGGATCCGCCCAACGAGTGTCGGATCCTGGCCCGCTGCTTCCAACGGCGTCGGAACATCACTGAGCTCGACACCTGGAGCCGATGCGAGCACCTCGCGAGCTCGGGCAGCGGAGATCGAGCGCCCGAACTCGGCGTTGATTGACAGCGAGTGGCCGGTGAATACTGGCACGCGGACGCAAGTGCCAGCCACGCGGAGATCAGGCAAACCGAGAATCTTGCGGCTCTCATTCCGGAGCTTCTTTTCCTCGTCGGTTTCACCCTCACCATCATCGACGATTGTGCCGGCGAGCGGCAGCACGTCAAAGGCGATGGTCTTGGTGTAGACCTCGGGAGCGGGGAAATCGACAGCCGAACCGTCGTGCACGAGCTGCTCCAGTTTGCCGGACTCGACTGCAGCAGCCGCCTGCCCGGCAAGTTCGCGGGCGCCGACCAGACCCGATCCGGAGACTGCCTGGAAGGTGGTGACGACGAGACGCTCAAGCCCGGCCTCGTCATGCAGCGCTTTCAGCGCGGGCATTGCGGCCATGGTGGTGCAGTTGGGGTTCGCGATGATCCCCTTCTGGGCCAAGTCGATGGCCTCGGGGTTCACTTCGCTGACCACGAGCGGAACCTCAGGGTCGAGGCGCCAGGCGCTCGAATTGTCGATCACGATGGCGCCAGCAGCTGCGAACTCCGGAGAGTACTGCTTCGAGGCGGTCCCCCCGGCCGAGAACAACGCGATGTCGATCCCGCTCTTGTCCGCCGTCGCGACGTCTTCGACGACAATCTGCTCCCCGCGGAATTCAAGGGTCGTGCCAGCGGAGCGCGCACTCGAGAAGAAGCGGATCTTCCCGATCGGGAACTCGCGCTCCACGAGCAGGCGGCGCATTACCGCGCCAACCTGGCCAGTAGCGCCGACAACGGCAACGCTGACACCGTTCTGTTCTGACATGTGTGTTCCTGTTCTCCTGAGGTGAAGTGGTGAGGGCCTAGCGGCCGGTGCCTGCGTAGACCGTCGCATCCGTGTCGGCATCGAGCCCGAACGCGGTGTGCAGCACACGCACTGCGGTGTCCATGACATCTGCGCGCGTGACCACGGAAATACGAATTTCTGAGGTGGAGATCATCTCGATGTTGATGCCTGCATCGAACAGCGTGCGGAAGAGCTTCGCTGACACACCGGAGTTTGTGCGCATCCCAGCTCCGACGACCGCAACCTTCGCGATCTGGTCGTCATACTGCAGCGCCTCAAATTCGAGCGCGTCGCGCTCAGCCTCGAGAGCGTCGATGACGCGCTTGCCATCGCCCACTGGGAGCGTGAAGGAAATATCGGTGCGGTTCGTATCGGCAGCCGACACGTTCTGCACGATCATGTCGATGTTGGCCTGTGTCTTCGCCACAATCTCAAAGATCTGCGCGGCCTTTCCTGGCACGTCCGGGACGCCGCCGACGGTGATCTTCGCCTCGTCCTTTTCGGCCGCAATGCCAGTGATGATCGGATCTTCCACCTGATCTCCCTTCGGATGCCCCTTCGCGGGGTCGTAGACAATGGTGCCCTCTTCGCCTGAGAAGGAGGAGCGGACGTGCAACACGACACCGTGGCGGCGCGCGTACTCGACAGCGCGCAGGTGCAGCACTTTGGCGCCGGAGGCCGCGAGTTCGAGCATTTCCTCTGCCGTGATCGCGTCAATCTTGCGGGCGCGGGGCACGACGCGGGGATCGGTCGTAAAAATGCCGTCGACGTCGGTGTAGATCTCGCACACGTCGGCGTCAAGGGCGGCAGCAAGCGCGACAGCAGTGGTGTCGGATCCGCCACGGCCCAGCGTCGTAATATCACGCGAGTCCCGGTTGAAGCCTTGGAAGCCGGCGACAATGGCGATGGCACCCTGGTCAAGTGCCTCACGGACGCGGCCCGGGGTCACGTCAACGATCTTCGCCGAGCCGTGCTCGGCGGTGGTAATCATGCCGGCCTGGCTCCCAGTGAACGACAGCGCTTCAAGCCCCATGCCTTTGATGGTCATGGCGAGCAGCGCCATCGAAATTCGCTCACCAGCTGTGAGCAACATGTCCAGTTCGCGAGGCGCTGGAATCGGAGTGCACTCTGCTGCGAGGTCGAGCAGTTCGTCTGTGGTGTCGCCCATAGCGCTCACCGCGACAACGACCTCGTTCCCGGCGCGACGGGTCTCAACGATCCGCTTCGCGACGCGCTTAATGCTCTCCGCATCAGCAACCGACGAGCCCCCGAACTTCTGCACGATCAATGCCACGCGGGTTCCTCCTCAAATGCGAACGCGAAAGCCCAGTCTACTGCGTTGTATATGTCGTTCTGACTTCGGGTGTCATACGAGGAGACGTGCGGAGTGCAGGGCGGCATCCTCGGGGCAGCTGGTGCGACTACTCGACCCTGCGGCGCCCCTCGAAGGCGCGACCGAGCGTGACTTCGTCGGCGAACTCCAGGTCTCCTCCAACCGGGAGGCCGGAGGCCAGGCGAGAGACCGGCACTTCGATGCTCGTAAGCAACCGGGACAGGTAGGCTGCCGTGGCTTCGCCTTCGAGGTTCGGATCGGTCGCGATGATGACCTCTCGGATCTCTGCGTCGCTGATGCGACGCATGAGGGACGGGATTGCCAGGTCGTCGGGGCCGATGCCGTCGATGGGGCTGATGGCTCCGCCGAGCACGTGGTAGACACCGCGGAACTGTCGGGTGCGCTCGATTGCGACGACGTCTTTCGGCTCTTCGACGACGCAGATGATGGAGCGGTCGCGGCGCGGGTCACGGCAGATCGAGCACTCTTCCTGCTCTGTGATGTTGCCACACACCGCGCAGAATCGGACCTTCTCACGGACCTCACTCAGCAACTCCGCGAGTCTGCTGACATCGAACTGCTGCGTCTGCAGAATGTGGAACGCGATCCGCTGCGCGGATTTCGGGCCGATGCCGGGGAGCCTGCCGAATTCGTCGATCAGGTCTTGAACAATGCCGTCGTACACGGGGCGTGCCTCCTGGGTGTGATGCGCGGTTCGCCGCACCCCGCGTGAACGGGACGGTTTCAGTGTAGGTGGTGGTGTGAGCTGGGTGGTCTCGCCGGGACACCTGCGCTGGGAGTGGGCATCGGTGTGACCAGCGCGTGGGGGTCTTGGCCTAGCGTGGGGGCAGCGGTCGTTCCTCGATAAACCGTGCTCCGAGTACTTCACGCACCACCGCCTCGCCATAGCGCGTGAATGCCGGGGCCGTGCGCTTCGAATCCGGAGCACTCGCTGCGGATGCCGTCGCTGCTGCCGGAGCTGAGCTCGGTGCTCCCGGTCCCTGCGCAGGATCCGGACCGGGTGCTGGCGTGCTCGCTGCGGCCGTTTCGGGCAGTGGTGCCACCGTGGCA
This window harbors:
- a CDS encoding aspartate-semialdehyde dehydrogenase, with translation MSEQNGVSVAVVGATGQVGAVMRRLLVEREFPIGKIRFFSSARSAGTTLEFRGEQIVVEDVATADKSGIDIALFSAGGTASKQYSPEFAAAGAIVIDNSSAWRLDPEVPLVVSEVNPEAIDLAQKGIIANPNCTTMAAMPALKALHDEAGLERLVVTTFQAVSGSGLVGARELAGQAAAAVESGKLEQLVHDGSAVDFPAPEVYTKTIAFDVLPLAGTIVDDGEGETDEEKKLRNESRKILGLPDLRVAGTCVRVPVFTGHSLSINAEFGRSISAARAREVLASAPGVELSDVPTPLEAAGQDPTLVGRIREDQSAPEGRGLVLFISNDNLRKGAALNAVQIAELVAARQLAAV
- a CDS encoding aspartate kinase; protein product: MALIVQKFGGSSVADAESIKRVAKRIVETRRAGNEVVVAVSAMGDTTDELLDLAAECTPIPAPRELDMLLTAGERISMALLAMTIKGMGLEALSFTGSQAGMITTAEHGSAKIVDVTPGRVREALDQGAIAIVAGFQGFNRDSRDITTLGRGGSDTTAVALAAALDADVCEIYTDVDGIFTTDPRVVPRARKIDAITAEEMLELAASGAKVLHLRAVEYARRHGVVLHVRSSFSGEEGTIVYDPAKGHPKGDQVEDPIITGIAAEKDEAKITVGGVPDVPGKAAQIFEIVAKTQANIDMIVQNVSAADTNRTDISFTLPVGDGKRVIDALEAERDALEFEALQYDDQIAKVAVVGAGMRTNSGVSAKLFRTLFDAGINIEMISTSEIRISVVTRADVMDTAVRVLHTAFGLDADTDATVYAGTGR
- the recR gene encoding recombination mediator RecR, which translates into the protein MYDGIVQDLIDEFGRLPGIGPKSAQRIAFHILQTQQFDVSRLAELLSEVREKVRFCAVCGNITEQEECSICRDPRRDRSIICVVEEPKDVVAIERTRQFRGVYHVLGGAISPIDGIGPDDLAIPSLMRRISDAEIREVIIATDPNLEGEATAAYLSRLLTSIEVPVSRLASGLPVGGDLEFADEVTLGRAFEGRRRVE